The nucleotide sequence ACTGCTCGAAATATCCACGTGCGTCAAGGCTCCGTGTTCCGCCTCCGCACTCAGGTAACGCCCGAGGAACGGCTGCCCCAGTTCCGGCCAGCCGTCATCGGTATAGACGATGTCGCGAACTTGTATGTAGGAATTTCCGCCGTCGTTCTTGTCGTAGTAATGGTTCACGAAACGCTGGCGGTTCACATCCTGGAACGCTTCGCCGCCCGCAGGCCCGTAGTAGCGCCCGTAACGGCTCAACAGAATCGTGCCGCCGCCATTCAAGAGCGCCTTGCCGCTGCGGTCCACGTACCCGCCGTCAATGCGGTTGGAGCGCCCCACAGTCGTCTTGTAAGAATTGTTCTCGAGGTCGGCACCCTTCTTGCAGCAGTTATCCCACGCCGTAAACAGGTAGTAGTAGCCGTCGTGCTCGATGAGGCTTGCGCCCTCGATGCCCGAACCGCCGCGGTTCGCGATGTTGATCATCTTCGCACCGTCTTTCACCTTGCCTGTTTCTTCGTTCAGTTCCAGAATGTGGATGCCCGTGCCCCACGAACCGAACGCCATCCAGACCTTGCCATCGTTGTCCTTCAGCACTGCCGCGTCAATCGCGTTGTAAGCATCGCTCTTGACCGTGTGAATCACCTCGCCCTGGTCTGTCCAGCCGTAGCCGGGCTTTGTCGGGTCGATTTCCTTGCTCGCCATGAAGCCCATGCCCGACGAGCGGATGCCCATCTCGGAACCGCAATAGTACATGCGGTATTCCCCGCCAATGTAATGAATGTCCGGCGCCCAGATGTCAATCATGTTCGGCGCGTACTTGTAAAGCCACTTCGAAAATTCCGGCATGGCGGGCTCGCCGTTCTTCCAGTTCAGCGCATCCTCGGAAAACTGCATCAGCATGTGATTGTCCGTCGTGGCAAGCGCATAGCCGTCCTCGTAACGGATAATGTCTGGGTCATGCCCCGCCCAGCGAGTCTCCTTCGCATACCAATTGGCCGCAAAAGCCTGCCCCGCCATCAGTGCAGAAAGTGCAAAAACCACGTTGACTCTTTTCATAACGCCTCGCTTTCCCACACAACCAATTTAAATATACTTTCTTTTAGCCCAAAAAGAACTTTACGTCAACCTTAGAACATCACCCGGTACGGGATTTGCTTATCGAAGCGACGGCCCTTGAGGTCGCGGTAGGCCTTGCGGGCGGGCAGCATCGTATTGTCAGGACGGACAGCGCGCGAGCCAATCGCGGTCGTACCCGAAGAACTTGAGCCCGGCGCAGTTTCCGAAGAACTTGACTCAACCTCCGAACTCGAAGAATCTACGACAGGTTCCGGCAACTGGGCGGCCTTAAATTGGAATTTCTGGTTATCCGTTCCGGTGCGGACCCACGTAATCACAGGCATGCCCGTTTCCTTCGAGATGTTCAGCACGTCGCCCACAAAATCGCTATCGTAATCGCCATAAACGTAATAGCCCTTGTTCACAGACGCATTCTCGATGCGGATATCGCATGCAGTCTCCGAAGTCTTAACCGTATCGAGCAAAGCCTTGGGCGGGCAGTAATAGCGGCCGGTCGCAAAATTCTTGAGCGTGTAATGGCGTGCGGAATCGCCCTTCGCAATCACCCAGAGCTGCGCCTCGGAAGACTCGTCCGCCGGGCGCTGCACCACGATGCCGTTTTCATCTTCGAGCACCATGTTGCTATGCGTTACCGTCAAGCGGTAGCCCCCTTCGACTAGCGGGGCATTGTTCACCTTGTCTACACCTGTCGAGGTGCGCTTGATTTTCTGGATATTCGCATTTTCGTCATAATACAGGTAGTCGATATTCACGGAACGGCGGTAAGTCCAGCCGCCCGGAGAGTTCGCGCCGTGATACATAAAATACCAGTGCCCGAGATACTTGAAGATCGCCTGGTGATTCGTCTCGGAATTGTCAAGTTTGTCGTTGACGACACCCTTCTGCGTCCAGGGACCATTCAAACTCGGAGCCATCGAGTAGTTCGTCGTGGAGGGGTAACCCGAGGCGTAACTGAA is from uncultured Fibrobacter sp. and encodes:
- a CDS encoding family 43 glycosylhydrolase yields the protein MKKLGVISSIALLAAAACFAANPLTTDFYSADAAALVYHDSLFIFAGHDEQGPQGNNNKAFVMNDWHVMVTDDMENYHDYGAVLSVKTFKWANASAFAGHCEYRNGKFYWYVAVHHATIKQDEGFAIGVAVADHPSGPWTDALGHALVTDNTQNDVALNIDPAIFYDGDDIWMYWGSWNAGRRVKLKENMLELASTPEDIKIKDFFEAPWMHKYRGNYYFSYASGYPSTTNYSMAPSLNGPWTQKGVVNDKLDNSETNHQAIFKYLGHWYFMYHGANSPGGWTYRRSVNIDYLYYDENANIQKIKRTSTGVDKVNNAPLVEGGYRLTVTHSNMVLEDENGIVVQRPADESSEAQLWVIAKGDSARHYTLKNFATGRYYCPPKALLDTVKTSETACDIRIENASVNKGYYVYGDYDSDFVGDVLNISKETGMPVITWVRTGTDNQKFQFKAAQLPEPVVDSSSSEVESSSSETAPGSSSSGTTAIGSRAVRPDNTMLPARKAYRDLKGRRFDKQIPYRVMF
- a CDS encoding family 43 glycosylhydrolase, with the translated sequence MKRVNVVFALSALMAGQAFAANWYAKETRWAGHDPDIIRYEDGYALATTDNHMLMQFSEDALNWKNGEPAMPEFSKWLYKYAPNMIDIWAPDIHYIGGEYRMYYCGSEMGIRSSGMGFMASKEIDPTKPGYGWTDQGEVIHTVKSDAYNAIDAAVLKDNDGKVWMAFGSWGTGIHILELNEETGKVKDGAKMINIANRGGSGIEGASLIEHDGYYYLFTAWDNCCKKGADLENNSYKTTVGRSNRIDGGYVDRSGKALLNGGGTILLSRYGRYYGPAGGEAFQDVNRQRFVNHYYDKNDGGNSYIQVRDIVYTDDGWPELGQPFLGRYLSAEAEHGALTHVDISSSSDASNGEFCAYINYEDSKIRLPMIIPQAGDYLIRYRYDNNWTEDGANGSSHYVSVNGKNQEVELPLTGAWSAFPEKSVVYIPAKLKRGSNFIEITKGKHYAELDRLDFLRIIRDTIPANGFDNGIRVRLTDKDEFAIKDGGYAIFENVITDSIAGPGVLVQVKNGAGGTLSLRTESKKGDVISKCELPSAGDESKWIDVRCSNMPELKGVQDFYLTADGLGGETLLGNIKFDEGVKDTTTAIRRIGGRDERTLRAGDMRGQNKKYRDLKGRRYDKQIPYRVMF